GCGTGGGTATGTGCCGAAGTGGAGGCGCTGTGATCGATGAATTCCCGGTACTGCTTCATCTTCGTAAGATCGCCATTGACGATGATCTCAGACCACTTTTTCTTGCCTGCCACATCGGACGGATCATAGCCTGAAAGCTCCAGGAACCGCGTGTTTGCGTACGCAATGGTTCCATCGCTTTCGGCAATAACGGTAGCGATTCCCAGGGATTCGAAAAGAACCCGATGGAGTTTGCTGTCTTCCGCTGTTGTTTTCACCATGTTGTCTGCAGTGCCATCCATTATATCAATCGTGTACAAGTTTTTCCATCACTATTGAGTCCTTAAATATCTTGCCGGGATTCAGGATCCCCGCAGGATCAAAGGCGGCCTTGACACGCCTCATGAGCGGCAATGCCTCCCCCTCTATCTGCATGGGGAGATAGTCCATGACGGTAAGGCCTACGCCGTGTTCTCCTGTAAGAGATCCCCCCATGGAGATTGTTTCCCTGTATATCAGTTCAAGAAGGTTGTACGCCTCTTCCAACTCCGCAAAGTTTCTGCGCCGATGGAGGATGGTGACGTGGAGGTTGCCGTCCCCGGCATGGCCGTATGTCGCTATCTTTATGGCGTCGCTGTGTTTGAGCTCTCCCGTAAACCTGACGAGAAAAGGGAGGTTGTACCGGGGGACGACAACGTCTGCCTCGAGGTGGTCCTTGCCAAGTGCCTTGAGCGAGGGGAGCACCTCCCTGCGGTAGGTCCAGAAACGCTCTGCCTCCGCCTCGTCCTTCGTCAGGCGGGCGTCGGTCACGCCCGCGGATCGCAGACAGAGCCGTGCTATCTCCAGCGCCTGCGCCTCAACCTCCTCTTCGCCATGGCCGTCCGTCTCGATGAGTACCAGCGCGGCGGCGTCCCTGGGCAGGGGGGCGCCGAGATGGTCGGCGACCGTGTTGATGGCGATATTGTCCATCAGTTCTATGGCGCAGGGAACGATACCGGACCGGAAAACGGCGACGATAAGATCTGCGGCGTCCCGCAGGTCGTTGAGATACGCAATGACAGTGCGTCGCACCCGGGGCCTCATGAGAAGCCGCAGCGTGATCTTCGTTATAACCGCCAGCGTCCCTTCGGAACCGACGATGAGTGAGATAAGGTCGTACCCGGCAACATTCTTCACCGTTTTTCCGCCGAGGGTTATCACCTCGCCCGAAGGCAGGACGGCTTCGAGACCCCGGACGTAGTCCCTGGTGACGCCATACTTCACCGCCCTTGTGTAGCCGGCGTTCTCGGCAACGTTGCCGCCAAGGGTGCTGTCAACGGTGCTTGACGGGTCGGGAGGAAAGAAAAGGCCCCGGCCGTTGAGTTCGATCTGAAGGTCGTTGGATACGACACCGGGCTCAACAACAGCGAACATGTTCGCCTCGTCGATCTCGAGGATGCGGTTCAAATGTGCAAAGAGAAGAACGACACCACCCCGGACCGGCAAGGCACCCCCGGAGAGACCCGTCCTTCCTCCCTGGGGCGTCACGGGAACCCGGTGGAGGCAGGCACATTTCATGATGCGCGAGACATCTTCGGTGCTTTCGGGGAGGAGAGCGACCTGCGGCATATACTGCCGTTCCGTTGCATCGTATGAAAAGTGGGAAAGGCTCTCCCGGTCAAGGACGATCTGGCTGTCCCCGAGAAACCGCCTTATCTCCCCCAGGAACTCCTGCAAAGACATGATGGTCAATTATATCCGCTGTGTCCTTTACGGGGCAAGAGAATAAAGACCCTGGCATGCGAGTCCACAGAGACAGGGTGTTGAAGGAGGCTGCGGCACGGTGCAGGATACTCATCCATTTGAGCACCCGGTAAGACAGTTTAGTACCAATCTGGTTTCGCCACAAGCCTCGCAATGTATACACTGGCAGAAGCAGATATCGTTGCGCTCAGTCATTTCATGGCAAATCGGTCTGATCCGATAAATTGGCCAAAGGAAGGGGAATATGATATCGAATGATCCTAAACCGGAGATCCGGACAGTTATCGTGGATGACGAGCGGCTGGCCCGAAAAAATCTCAAGGACCTTCTCAGGGTGCACCCCTATGTCCATGTGATAGGGGAAGCGGCAGCCGCAGCGGAGGCGCGTGACGTCATCGCGAAGACGAGGCCGGACCTTGTCTTTCTTGATGTGCACATGCCTGAAGGCTCAGGGTTCGACGTGCTTGACAAGCTGAAAGAGCGGCCTTCCATCATATTTGTCACTGCCTACGATGAGTTCGCCGTCAGCGCCTTTACACGCAATGCCCTCGATTATCTTCTGAAACCGCTCGATCCCGGCCGCCTGAACCTTTCGCTTGAAAGGTTCCTGTCCACCCCCCGTGATCGGGGGCAGCCCTCTCTCATTACGCGCAACGACCGTATCTGCCTGAACGCCGGGGAAAAGGTCTTTTTCATCGAACTCATGGACATTGCCGCCATCATGTCGGAAAGGAACTATATTCGTATTTTCAATGTCAATGGCGAATGCTTTGTGCTGCGTTCGCCTCTCAAAGAGTGGAAGGAGCGGTTTCCTTCGGACATCTTCATGTTCCTGGACCGTTCGCTGATGATCAACAGGCATCACGTACGCCTCCTCAAAAAGAAGAACCGAAACGGCGAGGTCTATGTGGAGAGCATTGAAACGCCCTTTCACCTGGGCCGGATCGCGCTGCAGCGTTTCAAGGAACTCATGGGTGTGGGAGACAAGCAGGGCGTTTGACAATCGTCAAACGTAAACCACATCCAGGGGTGTTTTCGTTACCCTTTCGAGTCCAGTCTTACGAACGACGAAATCCACCTCGATCCCTATAGCGCCCTCGCCGGGGAAGATGAACTTTGGCTCGAAGGCGAAGACCATGCCTTCCTTAAGGACCATTCTGTGCCGGGGCGTAATGACAGGCAGTTCGTTGATCTCGAGGCCGAGACCGTGACCGATGAAGGCCACCTGGCCTTCTCCGTGGCCCATGAAATGGTCTTCCAGACCGGCGGCCTTCACACGATCGAGGGCCTTTGCGAAGACCTCCGTCGCGTCGGTGCCTTCCTTTGCAAGATCCATTGTCCCATGGATGATATCCCGGGCCACCTCGTAGGGCTTATGAAAAAGCTCCTTGAGCGGCCCCACCGAATATGCCCGCGTCTCGTCGGTGATGTACCCGTTGTAACCGCCGCCGTAATCGACGATAATGGGAATCCCCCTTTTTACAACGTTGACGGAGGCACCCTGGGCAATGGCGTGGGTCACGCCTATCCCGGATATGGGAACGTCGGCGCCGGAGGTGATCGTCGTCGAGTATCCATGGGTAACGTACACGCTCATCATCTCCTGATTGAGGCCCCGCATCCTGAGGAACCCCTGGTGGCCCCACCTTCTGCCTTCGGCGAGAAGCGCCGCGTCGATGTCGATCTCCCGCACCCCTTCTCTGATGACATCCTTCGCCTTCTCAAGGACCCGTTCCACGATCCCGCCCGATCTTCTGATCTGCTCTATCTCGAACTCACTCTTTATGAGCCGAGCATCCCTGATGATCTGCGAGAGGTCCCCCATTGCGTCCTGACCGAGAAGTGATTTCCATCGTTCGCAGAGTGCGACGGGGACCACATCGAGCTCCATGGCGCATTTTGCCGGGAGCATCTTCTTTTCCGACAGGATGTCTTTGACCTCTTTGTCGCGTTTTATGGGTATGACATCGAGAGGTGTCTCCATCTGAGCCCGAAATATGCTCTTTTCGACAAAGAACGCGGGGCCCCTCTCGGCAGAGACTGCGAGCATTCCCCGCTGGAGGGTTCCCGTGAAGTAAAAGATGTCGACGTTCTGAATGATGATGGCAAGTTCGATACCTTTCTCGGCCATCCCTCTGCGAAGGTTGTCGATCCGTGCCGTTATCTCCTCTTTCGGTGTCAGATCACCGGTGTTTAGCGTCTTCAACATAGTTTATGATCCTCCCGGCCGCCTCTGCCGCAGGCACCTTTTCGAATTCTTTTCTGTCCCGTCGTTTTATCTCCACGATGCCTTCCTTGAGGCCCCGTTCTCCTATCGTGATGCGAAGGGGTATCCCAATGAGGTCGCAGTCCTTGAACTTGACGCCCGGCCGCTCGTCGCGGTCGTCAAGGAGCGCGTCGACGCCTTTCGCCAGAAGCTCCTCGTATATCTCCCGGGCAACCTTCATGCTTTCCGCGTGGGTCGTGTTCACGGGCAGCACATCCACCTCGAAGGGGGCGATCGGCAGGGGCAGTATCATGCCGTTCTCATCGTTGCCCTGTTCGATGGCGGCGGCCACGGTCCTGCCGACGCCGATGCCGTAGCAGCCCATGACCATGAACTGCTCCTTGCCCTCGCTGTCGAGGAAGGTGGCGTTCATTGCCTTGCTGTACTTGAGACCGAGCTTGAAGATGTGTCCCACCTCGATACCCCGGGTCGCAACG
This genomic interval from Syntrophorhabdaceae bacterium contains the following:
- a CDS encoding Xaa-Pro peptidase family protein, yielding MLKTLNTGDLTPKEEITARIDNLRRGMAEKGIELAIIIQNVDIFYFTGTLQRGMLAVSAERGPAFFVEKSIFRAQMETPLDVIPIKRDKEVKDILSEKKMLPAKCAMELDVVPVALCERWKSLLGQDAMGDLSQIIRDARLIKSEFEIEQIRRSGGIVERVLEKAKDVIREGVREIDIDAALLAEGRRWGHQGFLRMRGLNQEMMSVYVTHGYSTTITSGADVPISGIGVTHAIAQGASVNVVKRGIPIIVDYGGGYNGYITDETRAYSVGPLKELFHKPYEVARDIIHGTMDLAKEGTDATEVFAKALDRVKAAGLEDHFMGHGEGQVAFIGHGLGLEINELPVITPRHRMVLKEGMVFAFEPKFIFPGEGAIGIEVDFVVRKTGLERVTKTPLDVVYV
- a CDS encoding response regulator transcription factor, yielding MISNDPKPEIRTVIVDDERLARKNLKDLLRVHPYVHVIGEAAAAAEARDVIAKTRPDLVFLDVHMPEGSGFDVLDKLKERPSIIFVTAYDEFAVSAFTRNALDYLLKPLDPGRLNLSLERFLSTPRDRGQPSLITRNDRICLNAGEKVFFIELMDIAAIMSERNYIRIFNVNGECFVLRSPLKEWKERFPSDIFMFLDRSLMINRHHVRLLKKKNRNGEVYVESIETPFHLGRIALQRFKELMGVGDKQGV
- a CDS encoding FAD-linked oxidase C-terminal domain-containing protein, producing the protein MSLQEFLGEIRRFLGDSQIVLDRESLSHFSYDATERQYMPQVALLPESTEDVSRIMKCACLHRVPVTPQGGRTGLSGGALPVRGGVVLLFAHLNRILEIDEANMFAVVEPGVVSNDLQIELNGRGLFFPPDPSSTVDSTLGGNVAENAGYTRAVKYGVTRDYVRGLEAVLPSGEVITLGGKTVKNVAGYDLISLIVGSEGTLAVITKITLRLLMRPRVRRTVIAYLNDLRDAADLIVAVFRSGIVPCAIELMDNIAINTVADHLGAPLPRDAAALVLIETDGHGEEEVEAQALEIARLCLRSAGVTDARLTKDEAEAERFWTYRREVLPSLKALGKDHLEADVVVPRYNLPFLVRFTGELKHSDAIKIATYGHAGDGNLHVTILHRRRNFAELEEAYNLLELIYRETISMGGSLTGEHGVGLTVMDYLPMQIEGEALPLMRRVKAAFDPAGILNPGKIFKDSIVMEKLVHD